GCTCGCGGACCGACTCCCGCACGACCTCTACACCCACCAGGCCGAAGCCCTCTCGCTGCTCGAAGCTGGCGAGAACGTCTGTGTCGCGACGTCGACGTCCTCGGGAAAGACGTTCGTCTACGGGCTGCACATCGCTCGCCAGCACTACCGAGGCGAGGACTCGACGGCACTCCTGGTCTATCCCACGAAAGCGCTCAGCCGCGACCAGAAGCAAGCGTTGGACGAACTCTACGCCACACTGGGGCTGGACATCGACGTCGCCGTCTACGACGGGGACACCCCGTCGAACGAACGTCGGCGCATCCGCGAGGGGTCGGACGTCGTCATCAGCAACTTCTCCGGGGTGAACGTCTACCTCTCCGACCACGCGCTCTGGGCGGAGTTTCACGCACGATTGCACCTCGTCGCGATCGACGAGAGCCACTCCTATACGGGGATCCAGGGGATGCACGTCGCGTGGGTGATCCGCCGTCTCTGGCGCGTTCTCGATAGGTACGACGCGGACCCACAGGTGACCCTCACCTCCGCGACCATCGGTAACCCGAAAGAACACGCCGAATCGCTCACGGCGAAAACGGTCCGGGTCGTCGACGAGGACGGCTCGCCGCACGGCGAACGCGAGATCGTCTTCTGGGACCCGCCCACCGAGACCGACGAGAACGGCGAGGAGGTCAAGCGGTCGGCCGACGAGGAGGCCAGCGACGTCCTCGCTCACCTCGCCGACCGGGACCTCCAGACGCTGATGTTCACCCGGTCGCGAAAGCAGACCGAACTCGACGCGCGCCGGGTCCGGAACGCCGACGAGGACCTCGTTTCGACCGGCAGGCTCGACGTCGAAGCCTACAACGCCGGCCACGGGAAGGACACCCGACGACAGACCGAAGATAGACTCAAGAGCGGGAAACTCGACGGTATCGTCTCGACCAACGCCCTCGAACTCGGTATCGACATCGGGAGCGTCGACGCGACGATACTCACCGGCTACCCGGGAACCCGCCAGTCGTTCTGGCAGCAGGTCGGCCGCTCGGGGCGCGGGCTCTCGGATGCGCTGGGCGTCTTCGTCGCGAACTACGACTCCATCGACCAGTACATCCTCGACCACCCGGAGTACATCCTCGGCGACACCATCGAGGACGCGGTGGTCGACACCACGAACGATCCCGTCTACGCACGGCATCTCCTCTGTGCCGCCGAGGAGATCCCGCTCACCCACGACGACGGCCGGTGGTTCGGCGACGAACGCCTCGAACGCGCCGTCGAGATGTGGCGTCGCGCCGGGCGGATGGTCGGCCGCCTCGAATCCGGTGTCCAGTACGACGGCCCGCACCGCCCGCAGATGGACATCTCGATGTACGCGACGCAGAGCGAGCAGTTCGAGGTTCGGATCGAAAACGGCGACATCGACATGGAACCCATCGACAGGGTTCGCGCCTATCGGGACTTCCACGAGGGGGCCGTCCACCTGCACAAGGGGACCGAATACGAGATCGTCGAGCTGAACGAGGAGGGTGCCCACCCGTACGTCCTTCTGGAACGGACGAACGCGAACTACTACACCCGGACCCTCTCGGAGATCACCATCGGCGATCTCGACCGACAGGACTCGCGTGCCCTCGGGAACGATATCGTGCTCTGCTACGGCGAGGCGACGGTCACCGTCGACTACTACGCCTACAAGAAGATCGAGTACGGCCGAGGGGATGGTGGCCTCCAGATCCCGACGGGGCTCGACCCGATCGAGATGCGGACCCAGCTCGTGTGGGTGGCCTTCCCCGACGGAACGATGGACGACCTCGACGAGCGGACGGGGATGGACGTCGACCCGGAGGTGCTCCTCGGCGGGCTCCACGCCGCCGAACACGGGACGATCGGGATGGCACCGCTCGAACTCAGGTTGGACAAGGGCGACCTCGGCGGGCTCAGCCAGTGTCGACATCCGGAACTCGACGGGCCGGTCTGGTTCGTCTACGACGGTGTCGCCGGCGGACTGGGGTTCAGCCGCGCGATCTTCGATCACTACGAGACGATCGCGACGCACACCCGGGACATGATCCGCGACTGTGACTGCGACGGTGAGGACGGCTGTCCGGCGTGCGTGATGGACAGCAACTGCGGCGACGACAACAGTCCGCTCCATCGCAGTATGGCGGTCGAGCTGCTGGAGCGGACCCTCCCCGAACGACCGACCCACCGCTGACGACGATTCGACCGTCGCTTTCCCGACGAAGCCATCGCGACCTGCCGTCCGGTCCCCGTGGTTCCCACGACCCGTTCGACCGTCCTCGATCCGAGACCCGTCTGACGGGCGTCGGACGTAGGTTCATGTTGCTGGAGACGAATATCACGTATGGGATGGGAGCGTCGATTACCGCCGGTCGCCGAGGACGCTCTCGAACTCCTCTCGGCAGCGGCCGAGGATTCGACCGAGCCGGACAGCGGGGAGGGGAGCGAAGCGGGACGTTCGAGCGGGGATTTCACGAAGGACGAGGCCACAGCAGTCCTCGTGGCCGACGAGGGGTTCACTGAAGCCGACGCGGAACACGCACTGGAAGTCCTCTTTCAGCGCGGCCACATCTACTACGTCGGGGACGACGTCTACATCACGCCGACCGACGACTGAGCGCCGCCCGGGGGCGCATGGAGGGACCAGCGTCGCTCGACGACTCACACTTTCAGTGTGCTTCGATAGGGTATAAGTCCCCTTCGGCACGAACTCCCGGGTGTGGCAGACCTGATCGTTCAATCGGCCGTGAAGGAACAGCTCGAAGGGATGAACGTCTCCTCGGATTTCTACGATGCGCTCGACGAGGCGGTCTCGGACCGCCTCGCCGATGCCGCCCGACGTGCGGAGGACAACGACCGAAAGACCGTCCAGCCGCGCGACCTCTGAATCGGCGTCCGGCTCGACCGGACCACAGCGTGGTCGTGGTTTCGGCACCCCGTTGTCTCCGACGAGCGCGAACGGAGCAACGAGCGCAACGATCTCGGCATTCGTCTCGATCGTCGAGAGCGGAATCGCTTCACAGCGGTGTTCCGTAGGAAACCAGCCGCCACCGAATACGTCCGAGCGATACGGCGGAAAATACATCACTCCCATCAGAATACGATGGGTATGGAGCGGGACGACGTCGTCGACCGACTCCGCGGAGCCCTCCCGGATCCCGAATCGGTCCTGATCGCCGTTCTCTGTCTCGGTGTTCTCTCGATACTCCTCGATTCGTTCGGGATCGACGTCGTCGAGAACCTCCGTGAGTCGGTGGGCGGCGACGAACCCGGATATCTGGTGTACCTGCTAGCGATGGCGCTGCTCTGTCCCTCGTCGAACGGGTTCGAGACGCCTTCGACGGGTCTCACACCGCCGACGTTCCCGACCCGCTCGGCGACCGCGAGGTCGAAACCGAGGACGTCGACGAAACGGCTGCGGACGAGCCGGTGGCCGAGGAACGTGTCGGGTCCGCCTCCTCTCGAAACGAATCCGTGGAGTGAGGATTTCGCCGCGCTACGACCGGACCGCCGGCGCTGCCTCAGTTTCCCGCACTCTTCGTTCGTCGTGGGTGGGTCTTCCCCGAGAGCCACCCGCCGATGAGGCCCCCGATGACCCCCGCGATCATCGAGAGCAACGTCAGCGCGAAAGCTACCGAAAGAAGCAGTGCGACCTCCGGGACCGGGTTCGACCACACCACGACGGTGCCGTCCGGGATCCCGAGGAGCGTCCCGACCGTCCAGACGGTGAACGGGGCACCACCGACGACCCCCGCGATCAGACCGGCACGACTCGCCTCTCGCGAAGCGTTCGCGGCGAGATAGCCGGCGAGGGTGGCACCGGCGAGGACCCCGTTCCCGGAGAGGGTGGTGACCGAGCCCCTCCACGCCGAAAGCGCGGCCGTCAGCGGGATCGAGCCGACCCCGCCGAGCAGTCCGTACTTCCAGATACCATCGAGTCGCCGGGAACTCGACGTAGCCATGGGTCTCTATCCAGAATGTTTCCTTTGAGCGATATAAATCTACCCCGTGGAGCGGCCCCACCCGGGCGGCGAGAGCCCGCCGAGCACCGAGCGGCCGGTCCCTGAAAGAATACAGATGAAGAGAGTTATCACAAATACAGAATAGAGAAAAACAAGAGAGACAAATCTAGTAATTTTGAAGTTAGTATTATTATCTAAATTACTAAGTTGGGAAAAGAACTAAGTGGTTATTGATTATTTATGTTCACGATGGGGAGAAGACTTCCACGACTCGGGATGGGGCCCGTCCTTGTTGCGTGTCTCATCGTCGTTCTCGGTACGACGATGATACCCGCTTTCGCGGCAGGAACCGGCAACCAGGCCGATATGACCGAACAGAACACGACGAACTGCGGCTGCGGTGCCGGTGAGGACAACGACGTCGTCGATATCGACGGCGACAACAACACCGTCGAGATCGTCATCAACGGCGAGACCGGCGAGGTCAGCGATATCACCACCGAACGTACCGGCGACGGCGGTGATTCGGGGGCCGACCCCGCCGATGATGGCGACAGCGCCGAAACCGACGAGAGCGCCAGCGTGGACGTCACCGTCGACGACGGCGACGTTCGCGTCAACGGTCAGGACGTCGCGAACGAGGAGAACGACGGGATGAGCAACCAGGACGCGCGTGACTCCGTCACCCGGATCGTCACCAACGTCGAGGGGACCTCGGTCTCCAACGACGACATCGACCGGATCGTCGACGAGAACGACATCAACGGCGGCGACACCAGCGGTCTCAACGTCGACGCGCTGGTCGAGGCGCTCAACGCGGCGGACGACGGGAGCGACGGTGCGGATGGTTCGGATGGAACCGACGGCACTGACGGTGCAGACGGCTCGGACGGTGCGGATGGAAGCGATGGCGACGATGGCACCGATGGCTCGGATGGAGCCGACGGTGCGGACGGAACGGACGGTACTGACGGTGCGGACGGAACGGATGGAACGGACGGCACTGACGGTGCGGACGGTGCAGACGATGCGGATGAAACGGACGGTACGGATGGAAGCGATGGCGATGACGGTGCGGACGGGACGGACGGAACGGATGGAACGGACGGAAGCGATGACGGATCGGATACCGATGCACCGACCGACGATGGTTCGGACACCGACGACGGATCTGACACCGACGGCGGCGACGGCGACAACAGCCAGACCGTCGGCGACATTGACGACAGCACCCTGTTGCAGATCCTCCTCGACTTGGGTTACCTCGACCTGAGCGAGGTCAACACCGCGATCGAGGACAACTCGATCGACAACAGCACGATCGTCGACAACGCCGTCAACGGCGACCAGACGCTCAACCTGAACAGCATATACGTCGACAACAGTGTCACCAACATCGACAACAGCACGACGGTCACCCAGATCATCCAGAACTCGACGGTCGGTGACGGCTCCGGCAACGTCGACACTGGCGACGGCGACGCCGGCGACGGGGACGAAACCACCACGCCAGGGACGACTGACGGTGGGGACGGCGACGGTGCCCCCGACATCAGCGTCTCGAAGAGTACGGATACGGACGAAGTCGAGGTCAGTCTGCTCGACGGCGGCGGTATCCTGCAGGCGAACGAACCCGCGACGTTCACCGTGACGGTCACCAACGACGGGGACGCGACCGCCGATGACGTCGTGGTCAACGACGACGACGTGATCGCCGACATCGCGAACGACGACATCCTCGATACGACGGCGTTCCTCGTCACCGATTCGAGCACGAGTCAGGGCGACTTCAGTGCCGCCACCGGCGACTTCGAGGTCGGGACGCTCGAACCGGGTGAGACCGCGACACTGACGTTCGACGCGCTCGCCGTCTCGGCGGATGCGGGTCTGCTCGACGGCTCGCTCGCCGAGCTCAACGCGACCAACGACGTCGAACTGACGTCCTCCTCGCCCGAGGACTCGAACGCCGACAACGACGCCGACAGCGCGACGATCACGCTGGTGAGCGCGCTCGACGGTGGGCTGACGGACGACCAGCTCGCCGCGCTGAACGACGCGTTCACCGACGCGCAAGTCGACGACCTCCAGGCCGAACTCACGACCGACCAGCTCGTGGCGCTGCTCGACTCGACGAGCGACCTGGAGCTCGCGTCCATCGGGGACGCGCTCAACAACGACGATACCACGGTTGAGGACCTCGGGAACGCGATCGACGGCGACGACCTCGATGGCTTCCTCGGTGGGCTCTCGGGCGGCGCATCGGCCGGTGCTAGCTCGGTCGACGACACGTCCGAGAACGCCACCAACGCCACTGACAGCGATACCAACGCCAGCGACGACGCCACCACTGGATCCAGTACGGACGCTGGCACCGACGGAACGGCCGCCACGGCGACCACGGACACCCAGTCCGCGGTCGGCCCGCTCTCGACCGGCGGGCTCGCGGTCGGCGGCGTGACCCTGCTCGGACTCCTGGGGAGCGTCGTGCTCTTCAGAGAGAACCGGTAACGCTGGACACCACCGGCGACCCATTTTTCGTTCCCCAGTTTCGGATAGTACCGTCTCCGCCGACCGGGAACGGTCGAGTTCTCGGCGAGCGCTTTCGGGCCGGTATCCCGTTTTCACCCTCCCGATGGTGAGTGGATCCGCCAGCGAGCGTACCAGTCCGAGACGGAGGTGGCATCGACCGGACGACAACGGATGGCTTAGGAAGCGCGAGTCGGAACGGTGAACAGAGTAAATGAGAGTGACGCGGATACTCCGGTCCTCGCCGGTCGTCGTCGTGATATTCGCGAGCACGCTCGTCGCGGTGATGGGTGTCTCCCTCATCAGCCCCGCACTCCCGGCCGTCCAGGAGGCCTGGGGTATCTCGGAGGGGCAGGCCAGTTTGCTGCTGTCGGCGTTCACGCTCCCGGGGATCTTCCTCACGATTCCGATCGGGGTCGTCGCCGACCGGATCGGTCGAAAACCCGTCCTGCTTCCGGCGCTCGCCGTCTTCGGGCTCTGCGGCGGTGTGATCGTCTTCGTCCCCGATTTCACGCTCGTTCTCGTGCTTCGGGGCATTCAGGGCGCAGCCAGCAGCGCGATCATGATGGTCACGATCACGCTCCTGGGCGACCTCTTCACCGGCGAGGAGCGGCGCGTTCTGATCGGGACCAACGCCGCGATCCTCGCGATCGGTGCCGCCGGCTATCCACTTCTCGGCGGTGCGCTCGCGACGATCGCCTGGTCGGTCCCGTTCGCCTGCTTCCTCCTCGCGCTCGTCATCATCCTCCCCGGGATCACGGTGCTCCAGGAGCCGGAACGAAGCGAGAGCGACGCCGAGCCGAGCGTGTACGCGTTCCTCACGGGGCCCACCCCGTTGCGACCGTTCGCGGTCCTCTACACGGCGATATTCGGGATCTTCGTCGTTCTCTACGGGGCACAGCTCACGCTGCTACCCTTCCTTCTCGACGACAGCTACCAGCTCTCGTCGGCCGGTATCGGTCTCCTCCTGGGACTCCCAGCGCTCGCGATGGGAGCCACCGCGACACAGAGCGGGCGGATCCTCCGCACGTTCACGAGCTTCCAATCCATCGCGCTCGGGTTCGTGAGCTACGGCGTCGGGCTCGTCGTCGTCGCACACGCCCAGTCGCTCCCCACCGTCGCTGGCGCGTTGCTCCTGTTCGGGTTCGGGCAGGGGCTCGCGGAACCGATCACGGACACCGCGCTGAACGAACTGGCCCCGGACGACTTCCGTGGAAGCATCATGAGCGTGCGAACGAGCGTGCTCCGGCTCGGGACTACGGTCGGTCCACCGCTGAGCGTCGCCGCCACCGGCGTAGTGGGATACCGAGGGACGCTGTTCCTCTCCGGTGTCGCCGCGTTCCTCATCGGCGTGGTCTGGTTTGCGATCAGGACGATCCCCCGAAGCGACGAGAACTGAGCTCCGGCTATCGAGGTCGCTTTCGTGTTCGACGGGGGTGGGTAGCCCGGCGGACTACGGTGTCGACCTCGTCAGTACTGGTCGTTGAACTGCTCCGCCATCTCCACGTCCTGCTCGGTGACACCGCCTTCCTCGTGGCTCGTCAGCTGCACTTCGACCTCGTCGAACCGGATCGTGATCTCCGGATGGTGGACCTCCTCGTCGGCGAGCTCGGCGACGTCGTTCGCGAAGTCGACGCCGTCGAGATACTCGTCGAACCCGTAGGTCCGAACGATCGCCTCGCCGTCCCGACTCCATCCGTCGGGTGCACGGTCGTCGACCTCGTCGTCCGAGAGGGTGTCGGCCATGTCATCACAACCGGGGAGCAGGTGAATAAGGGTTTGCCAGGCTCGTTCAAGCAACGTCGGTGGACAACCGCGCGACCGAAACCGACAGCCCAACTACGCGAAGCGGTCGGGACGCGTCGTTGATTCGGGAACGTCTCTCCCGCCGTCGGTAGCCACTCGGTCGCCGATGGGCAGTATCGAGGAGCTCGTGGTGCCCGCCGCCACGGTGGCGTTGAACGTCCCCGATGCCCCGAGCGCGGACGACCTCGAACGGACCACATTATAAAAAGGCGGGGTTCACTGCACACGAAAGTTGAAACGGGGCTCGCCGTAAGTCACGGACGATCATGGCGTCGTCAGACGAACCCACCGAGGTGCCGACGGATTACGAGATCGCCCAGCAGGTCGAGACGCGACCCATCACCGAGGTCGTCGAGCCGGTCGGGCTCACCGAGGACGACCTCGAGCTCTACGGCGACGAGACCGCGAAGCTCACGTTCGACGCCATCGAACGGCTCCGGAACTCGGAGCGCGAGGACGGCGACGTGATCCTCGTGACCGGGATGACGCCGACCCCGATGGGCGAGGGGAAGACCGTCACGACCGTCGGCCTGACGCAGGCGTTCAACCACCTCGGCGAGAACGCGCTCGCGGCGGTCCGCGAACCCTCGCTCGGGCCGGTCTTCGGCGTCAAGGGCGGGGCGGCGGGCGGGGGCTACTCCCAGGTACTGCCGATGGAGGACATCAACCTCCACTTCACCGGCGACCTCCACGCGCTCACCTCGGCGCACAACCTGGTCGCCACGATGCTCGACAACCACATCAAACAGGGCAACGACCTCGACATCGACGTCAACCGGGTCCAGTGGCCCCGGGCGATCGACATGAACGACCGCGCGCTTCGCGAGACGGTCATCGGGCTCGGCGGCGAGGCGACGGGCATCCCCCGCGAGGACGGCTTCATCCTGACGGCGGCCTCCGAGATGATGGCCGTGCTGTGTCTCGCCGACGACCTCGCCGACCTCGAGGAGCGCGTCGGGCGCATCATCGTCGCGTACGACGAGGACGGGGACGCCGTGACCGCCGACGACATCGAGGCCACGGGGGCGGTCACGATCCTCCTGAAGGACGCCCTCAAGCCGAACGTCGTCCAGACCATCGAGGGGACGCCGGCGTTCGTCCACGGCGGCCCGTTCGCCAACATCGCTCACGGAACCAACTCGTTGATCGCCGACGAGGCGGCTCGAAAACTCTCGGACTACCTCATTACCGAGGCGGGATTCGGCTCGGACCTGGGTGCCGAGAAGTTCATGAACGTCGTCTGTCGGCTCGGTGGGATGGAGCCCGCGGCGGTCACGCTCGTCGCCTCCGTCCGCGCGTTGAAGTACCACGGCAAGGATATGTGGCCCGCCGACCTCGACGCGCTCGACGAGGCGGACGTCGAGGCGGTGCGGGCGGGGTTCGAGAACCTCGACGCTCACGTCCGCAACCTTCAGGGGTTCGGCGTCCCAGTCGTAGTGGCGGTGAATCGGTTCCCCGGCGATACGTCCGAAGAAGTCGAAGCGGTACTCGACCACTGCCGGGAGGACCTGGGCATCGAGGCGGCCGAGTCGACGGTGTTCGAGGAGGGCGGCGCGGGCGGTGCGGACCTCGCCGAGAAACTCATGACCGCCATCGAGACGAACGAGGAGACGTTCGAGTTCCTCTACGACGTGACGGCCCCGATCGAGACGAAGATCGAGGCGATCGCCACCGAGATCTACGGCGCGGACTCGGTCTCGATCGGGAGCGACGCCCGCGACGACATCGAACGCATGGACGAACTGGGATTCGGTGACCTCCCGGTCGTGATGTCGAAGACCTTCCACTCGCTCAGCGACGACGCCTCGAAGAAGGGTGCGCCGACGGGCTGGGACCTCGAAATCCAGGAGGTCTATCCCTCCGCTGGCGCGGGCTTCCTGGTCGCGCTCACCAGCGACGTGCTCACGCTGCCGGGGCTACCCGACGACCCCGCCGCCGCCAACATGGACATCGACGACGACGGAACCGTCTCGGGATTGTTCTGAAGGTGACCGTCCCCGGAGTCGATCCCGGGGACACGCAGTGTCGTTACTCGTCGGCCTGCTGGTCACGGACGACCGTCACCGGGGAGGCCGAACGGCGCATGACTGCTTCGGAGACGCTCCCACGCAGGATTCGCGACAGGCCGGACCGGCCGTGACTCCCCATGACGATGTGGTCGATCCCGTTTCGCTCCGAGTACTTCACGATCGAGCGGGCGGGATCGCCGAACTCGATGACCGTGGCGAGGGTGAGGCCGCGTGCATCGGCCCGCCCCTGGGCCTGCGAGAATCGCTCCCTGATGCGCTCCTTCGTCGGTTCGTACCACTCCTCGCTGTATCCCGGCATCCCCGCTCTGCCGACCGGGGAGTGATAGCCGGATTCCTCCGGTCTGGTGTCGAACGGGTTGATGACCGTGAGCAACGTGATGGTGACGTCAGGCAATGCGAGCGCGTGAACGAGCGCGGCCTCGGCTTGTGGGGACCCGTCCATCGGGACGAGAATGTTTTTGGCAGTTGACATTTGACATCGGTAACTCCGTTGTGTGCCCGCGACCGACCCCTCGGGAGCCAGTACGAGCCAGCCGCTCCGTACGGTTCGTTCACGTCCCACATGCTTAACCGCTGAGCAGGAGTGCGCAGGCACCCTCGGCGGACCACGGCCTGAACGGGGATTCGGGGCTGTTCCATGGAGTCGGGGCCCGAGCGGTTCGCGTGGGGGGTCGTCGGGAACGGCGAAGCGCGCTCGAAAGCTCAAGGTTTATGCGAGGGTATCGCATCCGTTCGCCCCGGAGTTATTCGGTCTCCGGCGACCGACGAGGTGGATCGGAGTGATGGCGGCTTCGTTTCTGTTCGGCTCTCGACTCGAAAACCAGGATGATACCATGAACGTGATGGAGAACACGCCGTTGGAGGGGTTCTTCGACGAATACGGTCTCGGGTTCGTGATGGTCGCGAGCTACTTCGGTTCGGGCTCGGTGTTCATCGCGAGTTCGGCCGGGGTCCAGTACGGCTACGCACTGCTCTGGGCGGTGGTCGCGGCGGTCGTGCTCGGGTTCATCGCCCAGTACATCAGCGCCAGGTGTGGCATCTTCGGGAAGCCACTGATGGTGTTCGTCCACGACCGGCTCGGAGCCCCGACCGCCACCGCCATCGCGGTCGTGCTCTCGCTGGGGTGTGTCGCGTGGGGGCTTGAACTCACGGCCGCCGTCGGAAAGGGTATCTCGGTTCTCCTCGCTGGCGCGGGCTACGCCGTCGGCTGGATGCCGCTCGCGGTGCTGTGTGCCGTCGTCGCCGTCGTGGTCGGCATCCTCGGCTACGACGCGGTCGAGAAGGTGATGGTCGCGCTGATGTTCGGCCTCCTGATCGCCTACGTGGTCGTCGCCGGCGGGAGCTCGCCGTCCCTCGTCGGGATGGTGGGCGGGATGGTTCCCCGGATCCCCGAGCTCGGCGCGCTCGCCCTCGTCGCCGGGATCCTCGGGACGACCGCGCTCTGGCCCAACTTCTTCCTCGAATCCATCCTCGTTCGGGAGAAGGGCTGGACCGACGANATCCTCGGGACGACCGCGCTCTGGCCCAACTTCTTCCTCGAATCCATCCTCGTTCGGGAGAAGGGCTGGACCGACGAATCGGCGCTGCCGGCGATGCGCCGCGACCTCGGGATGGGCTACGCCATCGGCGGGATCGTCACGGTCGCGATCGTCGTCGCGACGGCGGCCGTGCTTCGCCCCGCCGGGATCACCGAGATCACGACGTACATCACGCCCGGACGCGCGCTCGCGGATATCCTCGGCGAGTGGGCGCTCGTCCTGTTCCTCGTCGGCTCGATCGTCGCGGCCTTCAACAGCATCGT
This window of the Halococcus hamelinensis 100A6 genome carries:
- a CDS encoding DEAD/DEAH box helicase, which produces MSDSQNPDANSLARTYPRYAGQVAHDHTQPAADAETVPAADVLEPGLADRLPHDLYTHQAEALSLLEAGENVCVATSTSSGKTFVYGLHIARQHYRGEDSTALLVYPTKALSRDQKQALDELYATLGLDIDVAVYDGDTPSNERRRIREGSDVVISNFSGVNVYLSDHALWAEFHARLHLVAIDESHSYTGIQGMHVAWVIRRLWRVLDRYDADPQVTLTSATIGNPKEHAESLTAKTVRVVDEDGSPHGEREIVFWDPPTETDENGEEVKRSADEEASDVLAHLADRDLQTLMFTRSRKQTELDARRVRNADEDLVSTGRLDVEAYNAGHGKDTRRQTEDRLKSGKLDGIVSTNALELGIDIGSVDATILTGYPGTRQSFWQQVGRSGRGLSDALGVFVANYDSIDQYILDHPEYILGDTIEDAVVDTTNDPVYARHLLCAAEEIPLTHDDGRWFGDERLERAVEMWRRAGRMVGRLESGVQYDGPHRPQMDISMYATQSEQFEVRIENGDIDMEPIDRVRAYRDFHEGAVHLHKGTEYEIVELNEEGAHPYVLLERTNANYYTRTLSEITIGDLDRQDSRALGNDIVLCYGEATVTVDYYAYKKIEYGRGDGGLQIPTGLDPIEMRTQLVWVAFPDGTMDDLDERTGMDVDPEVLLGGLHAAEHGTIGMAPLELRLDKGDLGGLSQCRHPELDGPVWFVYDGVAGGLGFSRAIFDHYETIATHTRDMIRDCDCDGEDGCPACVMDSNCGDDNSPLHRSMAVELLERTLPERPTHR
- a CDS encoding DUF5518 domain-containing protein, whose amino-acid sequence is MATSSSRRLDGIWKYGLLGGVGSIPLTAALSAWRGSVTTLSGNGVLAGATLAGYLAANASREASRAGLIAGVVGGAPFTVWTVGTLLGIPDGTVVVWSNPVPEVALLLSVAFALTLLSMIAGVIGGLIGGWLSGKTHPRRTKSAGN
- a CDS encoding DUF11 domain-containing protein, which produces MTEQNTTNCGCGAGEDNDVVDIDGDNNTVEIVINGETGEVSDITTERTGDGGDSGADPADDGDSAETDESASVDVTVDDGDVRVNGQDVANEENDGMSNQDARDSVTRIVTNVEGTSVSNDDIDRIVDENDINGGDTSGLNVDALVEALNAADDGSDGADGSDGTDGTDGADGSDGADGSDGDDGTDGSDGADGADGTDGTDGADGTDGTDGTDGADGADDADETDGTDGSDGDDGADGTDGTDGTDGSDDGSDTDAPTDDGSDTDDGSDTDGGDGDNSQTVGDIDDSTLLQILLDLGYLDLSEVNTAIEDNSIDNSTIVDNAVNGDQTLNLNSIYVDNSVTNIDNSTTVTQIIQNSTVGDGSGNVDTGDGDAGDGDETTTPGTTDGGDGDGAPDISVSKSTDTDEVEVSLLDGGGILQANEPATFTVTVTNDGDATADDVVVNDDDVIADIANDDILDTTAFLVTDSSTSQGDFSAATGDFEVGTLEPGETATLTFDALAVSADAGLLDGSLAELNATNDVELTSSSPEDSNADNDADSATITLVSALDGGLTDDQLAALNDAFTDAQVDDLQAELTTDQLVALLDSTSDLELASIGDALNNDDTTVEDLGNAIDGDDLDGFLGGLSGGASAGASSVDDTSENATNATDSDTNASDDATTGSSTDAGTDGTAATATTDTQSAVGPLSTGGLAVGGVTLLGLLGSVVLFRENR
- a CDS encoding MFS transporter, which gives rise to MRVTRILRSSPVVVVIFASTLVAVMGVSLISPALPAVQEAWGISEGQASLLLSAFTLPGIFLTIPIGVVADRIGRKPVLLPALAVFGLCGGVIVFVPDFTLVLVLRGIQGAASSAIMMVTITLLGDLFTGEERRVLIGTNAAILAIGAAGYPLLGGALATIAWSVPFACFLLALVIILPGITVLQEPERSESDAEPSVYAFLTGPTPLRPFAVLYTAIFGIFVVLYGAQLTLLPFLLDDSYQLSSAGIGLLLGLPALAMGATATQSGRILRTFTSFQSIALGFVSYGVGLVVVAHAQSLPTVAGALLLFGFGQGLAEPITDTALNELAPDDFRGSIMSVRTSVLRLGTTVGPPLSVAATGVVGYRGTLFLSGVAAFLIGVVWFAIRTIPRSDEN
- a CDS encoding 4a-hydroxytetrahydrobiopterin dehydratase, encoding MADTLSDDEVDDRAPDGWSRDGEAIVRTYGFDEYLDGVDFANDVAELADEEVHHPEITIRFDEVEVQLTSHEEGGVTEQDVEMAEQFNDQY
- a CDS encoding formate--tetrahydrofolate ligase; its protein translation is MASSDEPTEVPTDYEIAQQVETRPITEVVEPVGLTEDDLELYGDETAKLTFDAIERLRNSEREDGDVILVTGMTPTPMGEGKTVTTVGLTQAFNHLGENALAAVREPSLGPVFGVKGGAAGGGYSQVLPMEDINLHFTGDLHALTSAHNLVATMLDNHIKQGNDLDIDVNRVQWPRAIDMNDRALRETVIGLGGEATGIPREDGFILTAASEMMAVLCLADDLADLEERVGRIIVAYDEDGDAVTADDIEATGAVTILLKDALKPNVVQTIEGTPAFVHGGPFANIAHGTNSLIADEAARKLSDYLITEAGFGSDLGAEKFMNVVCRLGGMEPAAVTLVASVRALKYHGKDMWPADLDALDEADVEAVRAGFENLDAHVRNLQGFGVPVVVAVNRFPGDTSEEVEAVLDHCREDLGIEAAESTVFEEGGAGGADLAEKLMTAIETNEETFEFLYDVTAPIETKIEAIATEIYGADSVSIGSDARDDIERMDELGFGDLPVVMSKTFHSLSDDASKKGAPTGWDLEIQEVYPSAGAGFLVALTSDVLTLPGLPDDPAAANMDIDDDGTVSGLF
- a CDS encoding universal stress protein, giving the protein MSTAKNILVPMDGSPQAEAALVHALALPDVTITLLTVINPFDTRPEESGYHSPVGRAGMPGYSEEWYEPTKERIRERFSQAQGRADARGLTLATVIEFGDPARSIVKYSERNGIDHIVMGSHGRSGLSRILRGSVSEAVMRRSASPVTVVRDQQADE
- a CDS encoding NRAMP family divalent metal transporter, which produces MNVMENTPLEGFFDEYGLGFVMVASYFGSGSVFIASSAGVQYGYALLWAVVAAVVLGFIAQYISARCGIFGKPLMVFVHDRLGAPTATAIAVVLSLGCVAWGLELTAAVGKGISVLLAGAGYAVGWMPLAVLCAVVAVVVGILGYDAVEKVMVALMFGLLIAYVVVAGGSSPSLVGMVGGMVPRIPELGALALVAGILGTTALWPNFFLESILVREKGWTDXILGTTALWPNFFLESILVREKGWTDESALPAMRRDLGMGYAIGGIVTVAIVVATAAVLRPAGITEITTYITPGRALADILGEWALVLFLVGSIVAAFNSIVPIMWTPAYILPQALGHEVDDTDQVFRAIYAVGTAIGGLSPLVSILFGLSVVDMILLFPAVNAVVGLPITTVCLLWAANSSTLLDEYVNGRALNAVGAILVVLSVVLAVSSARSVVGAITGGGL